CATAACTATGGATCTGGAGCAAATTCAGcatcttgctcaagggcacaaGTGTAGAGAGGACACTTGCTGTCAGAGAACACTGAGACCAAGCTGTCCTGATTAAGAACAGTCCCGCTACTCTGCTCCAACAGTTCTGCCGTCTGCATGCTTTTTATGTCCAGATTTTATCAGAACATGTGCCTTCTAGTTTTGATCCCATTCGCCCGACAGAGAAAAAGCACACAATGAATTTCCACTTTCATTGCTACTTCTATGGAATGGTCTACCCTAAGGACAATAATGTAAAAAGTGTAATAATGTAAATGCATGTCTGTCTGCAACACTATTAATTACATGCTTCTATATTTAGTTCAGTCCACAGGGTACAAGATtggaaatgtaattaaaacaccGTATCTGAGCCTTGTTAATATGCAGACAACCTAAGGGAACTTGAGTGCTATATGATGAGTTCTGAGTCACAATAAGCTGCATATTAAGATTATTATCGCTGAGCAAATTACTTAGGGTCATGCAAATGATGTATGGGTGTGTAGAGTGTTACTCTTCTTAAAGGTTATTTTGAGATGTGAGCTGAGAAGCATAAAAGAACTTTGCTGTTCATTATAGCGATGTTAGATGATCAACTCAATTAGTTATTTAAGTAAGGACAAACAGATGACTATAGGTAAAAAGAGAGCAcagggaaaaacagaaagatggAGCTTTTATATAGGTGTACTGGGAGAACACTGCATTAACCAGTTTTATATTATCATGGTGTCTTCATTATGAACATTACACACAGCTGCTTTGTGGGaggattcattcatttaatatGGCTTAACATttccaccaaaacaaaaacagtacaCAGCTTTTTAAGTACCAGTCCATTCCAGAGAAATCCAGATATTTTCCTCCATAATGGTTTTTCCTGACTTTCATTGAGTGGTAACACACCTGGAGATGCTGAACCCAAGGACGCCTCACATTCTCCACCACAAATTCTtcaaaatgaaggaaaatgtttttgtctaaCTAGTCTGTTGAAGTGAGCCTACGATGTGCAATAGGAAATCTCCAGTGTTGCATGATTATTATGATGACTCCCTCTCTTATTTGAAAAATTGGGGGAGAAATAAAGGGTTTCAGGTTCTGAGATATGAAAAATGGCAGTCacagaatttaaaatgatgCGTTTCTGAAAACAATATTACTCAGGATAAAATTATATGCATGGCTAGATAACAATAATAGGATGTAATAATTGTAATTTAGCATTTTGGCCTGTTTAACCGAGTGTTTTGCCACACAGATCATTCCTTGCATGTTGTAATTGTAATATCTAGAGACATAAAAAACACCTTAAAAAAGACaccttatattttattttttattttctgtttggaaCATGTGGTTGTATAAACACATGTTAATAATACAGTAAATTACTTGTGCTCTGGATCCAGAATTAATCTGTTGGATAAATAAGTCACCAGTCACACACGCCACCAAAAATCTGAGACCCCAGGGGTTTACAAGACTTCTTTGTAATTTGAATTGTTCTGCACTTCATGATTCACAAAATAACATTCAGAACATGTGGGATGACATATCTCTTTGAAAAGAATGTTAAGCTCAGAGACCTTCCTACACCACTGGAGTCTATTCAGAGACAAGCCCAAGTAGATAATTACAGTCGTTCATGTGAGGCCCAGTTACAATGATTTTAACTCTTAACATAACAGccctcctcccctttcttttcaaactttctcttctttcagtAAAGCTAGGATCCCTTCCCTCCTGGATGTATACGGAGTATGTTTCAGCTGAAGGAGGTGAGCAGGAAACAAGTTCCCACTGGGAGCATACATCTCCTCTCCCTTCTGGCCCATCAGAGAGCGCAGAGTCTTGTTTCTGGACAGAATCTTATCGTAAAACTCAACCCCTCCTTTGGCATAATCGCGTGACAGTGCAGCCGCATTTTTGTCTGAGCTGTAGTCAATCCACTGGCTGACAGCATCCGAGGTGAGCAAGTAGGACACGGCACCGAGGCCCAGCGCCACAATGTTCGCAGCTCCCCGAAACAGCGCAGGCCCAGCGTGGAGTCCGAACACCTGCTTCAGCACCACGCTGTACACCCAAACCCCACCCAGGCAGAACGGGGCCACGGCAGCATTCAGAACAGGTCCTCCGGACTGCAAGCGGGCCACCTCTCGCGCTACGGCAAACTTCTGTGCTTCCATGGAAAACGTCAGTGCCTCCTTTAGTGCAGAGCCAGTATCGCTGTCCCACTCCACCGTTTTTCCATTGATGAAAATGCTGCGGTTGGTGATTCCACTCGAGTTGTCAGACGTGCTGTTAAAGTTTGCAGGGATGCCAACTTGAGCCCCTGCAGGGAGCCAGGGGACACCAGCACCAACAGGATGGAACCCAAAGGAGGCGAAGGCAGAGAAATTCTTGGTTGAGCTGATACCATAATCCTTCAACAcctacaaattaaacaaaataaacgaCATTAAATTGTGAATTCAAGTATGAATTTAGATTTGTCAATTAAATatatgctttgtgtgtgtgctgtaattaataaatttaaaagGTCTGTATCATGTTGACTACATTGTCTACTTAACCTACTGTAAAACTGTTATGCATTCATATGCCAGTGCAAATAACTGACATGCATTATTGCTCATATGTAGTTCTTTTTAATAGATAAATAGGTACCAATGAATTAATTTCTAGGTGAAATGCCCTTTgggtctttttttaaattttttttatctcatctgTAAATAATTGTACAAATCTAAttaacattacaaaaaaatactaaaatgcctgcacacagacacatttacacTACCTGCTGGAAAACCTCCTCCAGTTTTTCAGACAGCGCGACTGGCTCTCCCTTGAACCAGGCCTGATACAGCTGACGGTAGGACATGTCAGGGAAAACATGGTAGAACATGTTGGCTGCAAAGACCCCGCCACAGCTCGTGATGAGCAGCGGAGTCCTGTACTTCTGAAGAAGCACTGAGTACTTGAGGAGGCGAGACGCCATGTTACGTTTTTGTTGTTGACTGATTTTATGTCAGTTAAGTGCTGAAGACTTCAGTAGGCAGCATCTGTGAAAGAGGCAGGCAGTGCATTCATGAGTATACCCACAGGCCTGCGTGTAATAGACAGGCAAGAAATCAGTTCTCAATAGACACATGATGATTCAAGCAATTCACATCCTGTCAGAGAGAGTTTAAGAGTTGttctcaaggacacttcaggcAGGGAGTTCAACCTTTGTTGTCCTGTTGAAGAGGCATTTTCTTTAACGTCCTGGCCTCTGTAACATCACCTTCATCACAGACCATATTCAGTCAGCTTCAGTTAAGAGGTTCACACAACAGTCATCATGTCTTCAAGGTTAACAAAAATGACAGTGACTACAAATGGGAAGATGATAGCTGACACAAGTAATGCAATACGTTACTGTTACGTTCCAGTCTACAGATGTAGCTGATGTGTAGTGAAACAACAATGTCTACTTGCTAATAAGCAACAACTGAGGGTTATATTCGTATATTTTAAGTGTTGTCTTAAGAGTTCTGATTGTAATTTCTCAACCGAATTAAAGTTAGCCTAGAAGTACATGTCAAACACTATCACTGTGTATTTAAcgctgttaaaataaaacaaaaaaactccacTAAAACACCCTTAAAATATCGTTAACTAACTTTAATGCTGCAAATAGATACAATCGGCTTGTAACGCCGGTTGTTTttctattcattcattttctactaTGCATTACACACAGTAACGTTGGCCGACGACCCTAAAAGTCAAATACACTTCTGAAAACCGCTTCATCTCACTAAATGgataaaaacaatacagaataaaaacaactgcaTTTACTGGCTTCACAGCCAACAGACAGCTTGAAACACTCACATGTTCTGGGCATCTTTACAAGGACAGACGTACAGCACCAAACTGTTACATGACGACAGAAAATCCTGTCCGTAAAGCGGTTTAGCTGCCGTCATGCTTTTGCACGACCGCTTTACGACAGGGTGTTTAGAAGTGGCATGTGCTGTATATTTGAGTTTTTGGGCAACATTAATGTATTTAAGCCATATATGCACTGCAATGAAGTCATTAACATGACagaatgttaaaataatgaataagtaagtaaataaataccttgtcaaatgtatataataaaataatcatgatCTAAAGTTGTAAAACTTGCAGCACTTGGTTAGCTGGTGATCTTTCGTTGAATGGAAATAGATAGGAAAACCATGTGAGTCACATATCATAACATAATTAATAATCATAGCTTGAAATAATCATTCACAATATTGTGTATTATAATTGCTCATTATTTTGCATGAGGAaaagtatgttttatttattattttattttattaatattatttgcagctatacatttacataaatgGATCAATTGAGAGTTACGCATATAGAGGTGGAAGTAGTTTTAATAAGGCAACCATGGctcaataaagtaaa
This genomic interval from Seriola aureovittata isolate HTS-2021-v1 ecotype China chromosome 11, ASM2101889v1, whole genome shotgun sequence contains the following:
- the tmem177 gene encoding transmembrane protein 177, producing the protein MASRLLKYSVLLQKYRTPLLITSCGGVFAANMFYHVFPDMSYRQLYQAWFKGEPVALSEKLEEVFQQVLKDYGISSTKNFSAFASFGFHPVGAGVPWLPAGAQVGIPANFNSTSDNSSGITNRSIFINGKTVEWDSDTGSALKEALTFSMEAQKFAVAREVARLQSGGPVLNAAVAPFCLGGVWVYSVVLKQVFGLHAGPALFRGAANIVALGLGAVSYLLTSDAVSQWIDYSSDKNAAALSRDYAKGGVEFYDKILSRNKTLRSLMGQKGEEMYAPSGNLFPAHLLQLKHTPYTSRREGILALLKEEKV